In Flavobacteriales bacterium TMED191, the genomic window TGTATCCACTCTCTTTGTTTAAAATCAAATTCAATTTTCATTAGTAAAGTTCNATNTCTTGATAATTTTGTGGGGTGACCTTTTTATTAGTCATCCAAGGAGGAAGACTAATATCTTGAATAGTCGGAGTATAATCTGGATACAATTTTGTTTCTTGGCATATTCTTAATAATTCAAGTGATTTTTCTACTTNGCTCATACCTGCATTAATCATGTCTTCATCTGCTTTATATACTCCAATACAAAATGGTGCTGTTTTTTCTATGGCAATAAAAATAAATTCTTTTGCATCTACACCTAGGTTTCTTAATCCTCTNAAATACCAAGCTGCTTGAATGTGATAACCAAATCCACTAATAGATTTTTGAAAACCTTTAGGACTTGCATCTTGTGTAGTTTTAAGATCAACAACTGTATATCCATCACTTGATANCCAATCGGGTCTACATTTACCCTTTATGTTATATAAATCTTTCCAAAACCAACTTAATTCTGCTAATCCTTGCTTATCGTAAATAAATTTTGCAGGGCTATTAAGAAAATTGTGATTCATCTGTATAAGATTTTCTTCCCATTCCGCATTTAATACATTTAAATGTCCATGTTCTTGCATCCATGCTTTGCCTTCNTTAGTTGTTCCTTTAAATGCTTTTGGTTTGAATATATAATTTTTCTTAAATAAATCTTTTTCTAAAAAATAAGTATGAACAGCAGTTCCTTCTTCCATTGCTTTTGTTGGAACAGTTTCATGTGTTTTACGAAATATATATTTTTTAGGATTTANTAATGCATCACGAATACTACTAGAAGACTCGTAGTCTTTCTTTGAATGATATTCTGCATTGCTCATTTCAAGGGGTTTATATATCATTTTNAGCAGTCTCNTGTGCTTGCCATAGTCTGATAGAAGAAACATTCCATCTGACATTACTTTTTGGTTTACCTGTCACATACAACCAATGTATTCCAGCTTCTAATCTTTTAGAAGCTTTCAAACTCCAAAGTAAAGCTTCTGGTATATCAAGATATTGTGAGGCTTTGAAGGAGCTTTTCCATTTATCTTCTTCCATTTTTTTGATTTCTAAATAAAGGGCTTGTCGTTTCTTGTCGTATCATATATCCTATAGACATCTTATGCAACCCTATGGAACTAAGAAGTTATCAAATCAACGCAATAAATAATTTAAGGAATTCNATTAGTAAAGGTAGAAAAGCTCCTCTTTTAGTGATGCCAACAGGAGCTGGGAAGACTGTTGTCTTTGCAGCAATCTCTAAAGCAATATCTAATAGTGGAGCTAATGTATTGATTCTTGTTCATAGAAGAGAACTTATTGATCAAGCTTCTAAAAAATTAAAAGCTATAGGTGTTAAGCATGGAATTATTGCTGCAAAATATAAACCTAAGAAAAATAATATTCAAATTGCATCAGTTCAAACCTTAGTTAGAAGACTTGATAAAAATGATTTTTTTCCCAACTATATAATTATTGATGAAGCTCATCATGCAGCAGCTGGTAGCTGGCAAAAGATTCTTGATTATTATGATGATACTTGCCAAGCATACAAAATTGGTTGTACCGCAACTCCAATAAGACTTGATGGTAGAGGACTTGCAGATTTTTTTGATGATTTAGTTCTTGGCCCNGGAGTTGCAGAATTAATTAAAGATANCTATTTAGCTCCNTATCGAGTTTTTGCTCCTCCATTAAAAATTGATTTAGATCGAGTAAAAACTTTAGGTGGTGATTATCAAAAGAAAGATTTAGAAAAAGAAATTACAACCGCAGATATTATTGGTGATGCTGTTAAACATTATAAAAAACACGCTGATGGTTTACCTGCTATTGCTTTTTGTATATCAATAAAACACGCAACTGAAGTTTGTAATCAATTTAAAGATGCAGGTTATAAAGCTGCTATAGTTCATGGCGAGATGAAAACCGATGATCGTGATAAGGNAATTAAAGGACTTGAAAATGGAAAGGTGCAAGTTCTTACTTCTGTTGATGTCATATCNGAAGGTACAGATGTTCCAGAGGTATCAGCAGCAATTCTCCTTAGACCAACAAAATCTGAAGGGTTATATTTACAACAAGTAGGAAGAGTTCTTAGACCAAAACCNNATAAAACAGCAATAATTTTAGATCATGTAAACAGCACNAGAACTCATGGTTTTGTTGATGATCAAAAATTTTGGTCTTTGCATTCAAAAAAGAAAAAAAAGAAAAAAGGACAAATTGCACTTAATGTAGAAACTTGTAAAAAATGTTTTGCTACTTATAAACCACAACCTGTTTGCCCAGTATGTGGTTATGAAGCACAAAACAGAGAAAGGTTTATTAAACATCAAGAAGGAGAGTTAGAAGAACTAAGAAGAAAACAGATACAAAATACGGAACACAAACAGAAAGAACAACTTATTAGATCTGCAAGAACTTTGCAAGAATTAGAACAGGTTGGGGTGATCTTAGGTTATAAAAAAGGTTGGGCTTATAAGGTTTATCAAAGCAGAGGGACAAAAGAACGTCTTATTTATAATCATGCAAAATCACAATGTACAATGAATCAGAAAGAAGCAGTTGCAAAAATATTTTTATCCAATGAACATTCTTTTCAAGAATTTATTAATAATACTGAAACTTTTAAAACTATCAATTTAAATATGCATCATAAAATAGCTGAAGATATTTTTGACAGTACAAAATTTAATGGCATAGAAAAATGGAAAAATAAAGAATCATATAAACAACTTTTTATGGAAATGGTTAAATACCCTTGGGATAGATCTTTTATTGTTAATTATGTTGCTAAAAGAAAACTACAAAAAGATCCTACAGGTTTTATAACATGACAAAAAAACTTAAACTCCTCGATACATTTGCAGGGATTGGCGGTTTTAGTTACGCTGCGGAAAAACTTGTAGGTGGATTTGAAACAGTACAGTTCATAGAAATTGACCCATACTGCCAAAAAGTATTAAACAAAAACTTTCCTAACATTCCTATTCACGATGACATCTCAACCTTTAAAGCCGAACCATACTCAGCCTCAGTTATTTCAGCTGGTTTCCCATGCCAAGATATCAGTAGAGCAGGGCAACAAAAAGGCATCACGGAAACTTCAAGGTCTGGTCTCTTCTTCCAACTCATCAGAACCATACGCATGGTACGACCAAAATACATCATCTTGGAAAACGTATCAGCTATCCTTGCTAACGGAATGGACATTGTACTCGGAGAACTTTACAAGGCAGGGTACGATGCGGAATGGTGTTGTATCCCAAGCAGCTTTGTTGGAGCTTGCCACCAAAGAGATAGATGGTGGCTCGTGGGATATCCTTCCAACTCCAACAGTATGCAACGACTCGATGTATTACGACAAGAGTCCAAACAAAGAAAAGAGACACAGCAAGGGACTAGCGACAGAAATAATAGATCGGGAGATGTTACCAACTCCAAGAGCAAGCGAACCTGGAAGGACGAATCTAGGTTATGGGGACAATCTCAAAGAGGGGATTTGCAAACAAGTAGGAATTCCAACAAAGAAATATCCTCTTCTTCCAACTCCGAATGCGACAGATTACAAGGGGAGGTCGGGGCAAGGATTCATAGAACGACATGGAAAACACAGAATATCAGATGTCTTAACCCAAATTGGAGACAATACTTATCTCAACCCACGATTCGTAGAGGAGATGATGGGTTATCCACTAAATTGGACGCAAGTCAACGTATCCAGAGGCTCAAACAACTCGGAAATTCAATAGTGCCTCAAGTTGCAGCCATACCCTTGCAAAGGGTTATACAATTGGAGCGTGAGCAACAATGAAACTCTACTTCAGCAAGAAATTCGACTTGCAATTGGCAAGATTCCAACTCTTCGCCTTTTTCGTAATCAAGTGGGTCAAC contains:
- a CDS encoding DEAD/DEAH box helicase: MELRSYQINAINNLRNSISKGRKAPLLVMPTGAGKTVVFAAISKAISNSGANVLILVHRRELIDQASKKLKAIGVKHGIIAAKYKPKKNNIQIASVQTLVRRLDKNDFFPNYIIIDEAHHAAAGSWQKILDYYDDTCQAYKIGCTATPIRLDGRGLADFFDDLVLGPGVAELIKDXYLAPYRVFAPPLKIDLDRVKTLGGDYQKKDLEKEITTADIIGDAVKHYKKHADGLPAIAFCISIKHATEVCNQFKDAGYKAAIVHGEMKTDDRDKXIKGLENGKVQVLTSVDVISEGTDVPEVSAAILLRPTKSEGLYLQQVGRVLRPKPXKTAIILDHVNSTRTHGFVDDQKFWSLHSKKKKKKKGQIALNVETCKKCFATYKPQPVCPVCGYEAQNRERFIKHQEGELEELRRKQIQNTEHKQKEQLIRSARTLQELEQVGVILGYKKGWAYKVYQSRGTKERLIYNHAKSQCTMNQKEAVAKIFLSNEHSFQEFINNTETFKTINLNMHHKIAEDIFDSTKFNGIEKWKNKESYKQLFMEMVKYPWDRSFIVNYVAKRKLQKDPTGFIT
- the dcm gene encoding DNA (cytosine-5-)-methyltransferase; the protein is MTKKLKLLDTFAGIGGFSYAAEKLVGGFETVQFIEIDPYCQKVLNKNFPNIPIHDDISTFKAEPYSASVISAGFPCQDISRAGQQKGITETSRSGLFFQLIRTIRMVRPKYIILENVSAILANGMDIVLGELYKAGYDAEWCCIPSSFVGACHQRDRWWLVGYPSNSNSMQRLDVLRQESKQRKETQQGTSDRNNRSGDVTNSKSKRTWKDESRLWGQSQRGDLQTSRNSNKEISSSSNSECDRLQGEVGARIHRTTWKTQNIRCLNPNWRQYLSQPTIRRGDDGLSTKLDASQRIQRLKQLGNSIVPQVAAIPLQRVIQLEREQQ